TTACAAAATTGCAGAGCTGAATGGGAGGCCTTTCTGGAAACGACGACCGGTCTTAAACAAAAACGGGGGCCTCTCATCTTGCAATTTGATTACAAATTTAATTTTGGAGATTATTTTCGTGCGCTGGATGACTTTCTGGCTGAACACGCCGGGCAGGCAAAGCTGGCCGTGGAAATCAGAAACCGGCGCTGGCACAATGAACAATTTTACGGCATGCTGAAAGAGCGCGGTGTTGCCCTGGTTTTAAACGATTTGTACTACATGCCGCGCGTTGTAAAGTTGACCGCCCCTTTCACTATTGTGCGACTTCTGGGCAATCGTAAACAAATTCCGGATGATTTTACGCATGTGCGTGTAAACCGGGAACACGATTTAAACTGGTGGGCCGAACGGATCGAACAGTTTTTAGAAAAAGAACTGGAGGTGTACGTTTATTCTAATAATCGCTATCAGGGCCATGCTCCCTCTACCATTCGAACCCTAATGCAAAAGCTGGAAGATCGCAACCTGCACTTTTAAATCACGGGAGAACAACAATGAAGCCATTTTTACCTATCTTATTCATTTTACTGACTCTGGCCAGTTGTCAGGGAAAATCCAAACAAACGGTCGTAATCGGTCTGGATCGTGTCACGGAATACCAGCATCTTTTTGAAAATAAAAATCTGGGCATTATTGCCAACCACACCGCGTTTAACAGTCGGGGCGAATTTATCCTTAACGTGTTTCAGAACATTCCTGGCGCAAAAATCAAAGCGCTGTTCGGACCGGAACACGGTTTTAGAGGCAATTACGCGGCCGGTAAAAAAATCGATGAGCACTCGTTGCTGGATTCTATTCCCATTTACAGTCTTTACGGAAAGGACGTAAAACCAACGCCGGAGATGCTGGCCAATATTGATGTTTTAATCTTCGACATTCAGGATATCGGCGCTCGTTTTTACACATACATCTGGACCATGGCCCTGGCCATGGAAGCTGCCGCGGAGCAAAATATTCCTTTTGTAGTTCTGGATCGTCCTAATCCCATTAACGGAGAGGCGATCGAAGGGCCGTTATTGGACACTGCGTTTGCTTCGTTTGTGGGGCTTTTCCCTATTCCGGTGCGTCACGGGATGACGGCGGGCGAACTGGCCACGTTGTTTAATGAACAGGGCTGGCTAAAAAACGGCGTTAGAGCGAAGCTGCGGATCGTTCCTATGAAAAACTGGCAACGTTCCATGTGGTACGATCAAACCGGCCTAAAATTCATTGCCCCGTCGCCCAACATGCCCGACCTGGCAACGGCTACGGTTTATCCGGGAATGTG
This sequence is a window from Caldithrix abyssi DSM 13497. Protein-coding genes within it:
- a CDS encoding exo-beta-N-acetylmuramidase NamZ domain-containing protein, producing the protein MKPFLPILFILLTLASCQGKSKQTVVIGLDRVTEYQHLFENKNLGIIANHTAFNSRGEFILNVFQNIPGAKIKALFGPEHGFRGNYAAGKKIDEHSLLDSIPIYSLYGKDVKPTPEMLANIDVLIFDIQDIGARFYTYIWTMALAMEAAAEQNIPFVVLDRPNPINGEAIEGPLLDTAFASFVGLFPIPVRHGMTAGELATLFNEQGWLKNGVRAKLRIVPMKNWQRSMWYDQTGLKFIAPSPNMPDLATATVYPGMCLLEGTNVSEGRGTEMPFLQFGAPWIKTAVLLKELRALNLPGVQFDSTIFKPQSIPGKAVHPKFENQRCYGVRLRVTDRNAFRSFKTGVLVIKALHDLYPDHFAWRVGHFDRLCGTDAVRLAIEKGEQLDVLFEQWEKEGEAFQKQRQPYLLY
- a CDS encoding DUF72 domain-containing protein, which encodes MRRYRLYIGTSGWSYRDWKGGFYPEQIKPAQYLNHYSRHFNSVEVDSTFYGIPRLTTVENWFAQTPEDFIFTLKVPQIITHEKRLQNCRAEWEAFLETTTGLKQKRGPLILQFDYKFNFGDYFRALDDFLAEHAGQAKLAVEIRNRRWHNEQFYGMLKERGVALVLNDLYYMPRVVKLTAPFTIVRLLGNRKQIPDDFTHVRVNREHDLNWWAERIEQFLEKELEVYVYSNNRYQGHAPSTIRTLMQKLEDRNLHF